In a genomic window of Oncorhynchus masou masou isolate Uvic2021 chromosome 4, UVic_Omas_1.1, whole genome shotgun sequence:
- the pecam1b gene encoding platelet endothelial cell adhesion molecule isoform X1, whose amino-acid sequence MWEPQQPSVRMVTRLLLLTSALLSTCQAAESPALFTSVTLTLEPSNAVSQGTNVTVRCQALVSSSGFLNRKYTIYKDNTVVYTESITTAEDLIYSLRMARVANTGKYKCKVNITGKELSSSSEKLTVTGLQTPVLSVDKRVFSEGEEVTVGCKAPGESGPISIYFYEDSKELYEERVNANHVETRLRFNNAGDHRLHCDYRVILLTDSVPSNASNNVVVTVKELFITPVISVRPHGSMIIEGDHLDISCSVSGNLQNSSGLKVFLSKGPTLLSSGQSKANHSMRALAEHSGEFQCSLEVGNVVKQATENVRITELFSQPVLTMYPTEVFEKEKITLTCKSTNYSSDRISASDVKYSIYKDNYTLTPGSFNGIYVVPGVVWNSSGIYSCKADARMISKYSAKLPVQAKVLVSKPEITAIGRVIVGKPFQVRCHSDRGSLPIEYTLWKKYSEVNSTTVQQPHQQAIFPVTVQHYSDMQDYKCEARNNPKIDTVVSNKLNTTVIVPLSNPGLSVVPDLLEVTEGNEMYLICGVEGSPPVTFKWYRRGNVQPLFTTTSTQSSASHQIKGVGNEHSGTYYCEAINYANMVRSQPVTVDVKMAMWKKGLIVACCLLVVALLALACVLRYNSKRGKRENAAELSVKPSSPKSDDSLTVSLTHSTMEVYNPPEVGVDAAVSVWSERPVDPGSDGESSAASNNEPDVEYTEVVHRQPVDPARAPLRKGTETVYSEVQNSPTGAPGHQYDYQGSVEYADLNGDQPEVNQALLEVNHQDHHDLPVPVE is encoded by the exons TGTTCACAAGTGTCACCCTGACTCTCGAGCCCAGCAACGCCGTCTCCCAGGGTACCAACGTGACGGTACGCTGCCAGGCCTTGGTCAGCAGCTCTGGGTTCCTGAACCGTAAATACACCATCTACAAGGACAACACCGTGGTGTACACGGAGAGCATCACCACCGCAGAGGACCTCATCTACTCTCTACGCATGGCCAGAGTGGCCAACACTGGGAAGTACAAATGCAAGGTGAACATAACGGGCAAGGAGCTAAGCAGCAGCTCTGAGAAACTGACTGTGACAG GCCTGCAGACGCCAGTCCTCAGCGTCGACAAGCGCGTGTTCagcgagggagaggaggtgaCCGTTGGGTGTAAGGCCCCTGGGGAGTCCGGCCCTATCAGCATCTACTTCTACGAGGACTCTAAAGAACTCTATGAGGAGAGGGTCAACGCCAACCAT GTGGAGACTAGGCTGCGATTCAACAACGCTGGCGACCACAGGCTACACTGTGACTACAGGGTCATACTGCTGACAGACTCGGTCCCGTCCAATGCCAGCAACAATGTGGTGGTCACTGTAAAAG AGCTGTTCATCACACCTGTAATCTCTGTCCGACCACACGGATCAATGATCATCGAAGGGGACCATCTGGACATCTCCTGCAGTGTCAGTGGTAACCTCCAGAACAGCTCTGGGCTCAAAGTCTTCCTGTCCAAGGGACCGACTCTGCTGAGTTCTGGTCAAAGTAAAGCCAACCACAGCATGAGAGCCCTGGCCGAGCACTCTGGGGAGTTTCAGTGCTCTCTGGAGGTGGGAAATGTAGTCAAGCAAGCGACGGAAAACGTGAGGATTACAG AACTGTTTTCCCAGCCAGTTCTGACCATGTATCCGACAGAGGTCTTTGAAAAGGAGAAAATCACGTTAACCTGCAAGAGTACCAACTACTCCTCTGACAGAATCAGCGCTTCGGATGTGAAATACTCCATTTACAAGGACAATTACACACTGACGCCAGGCAGCTTCAATGGGATATACGTTGTCCCTGGGGTGGTATGGAACTCGAGTGGGATTTATTCATGTAAAGCAGATGCCAGGATGATCTCCAAGTACAGTGCAAAGCTGCCTGTCCAGGCAAAAG TTCTTGTCAGTAAACCGGAGATAACGGCCATTGGCAGAGTGATCGTGGGAAAGCCCTTCCAGGTGCGCTGTCACTCAGACCGAGGCAGCCTACCCATCGAGTACACCTTGTGGAAGAAGTATTCTGAGGTCAACTCGACCACCGTGCAGCAGCCGCACCAACAGGCCATCTTCCCTGTCACCGTCCAGCACTACAGCGACATGCAGGACTATAAATGCGAGGCGCGGAATAACCCCAAAATCGACACGGTGGTCAGCAACAAACTCAACACCACAGTCATAG TGCCTCTGTCCAATCCAGGTCTCAGCGTCGTCCCAGACCTGTTGGAGGTCACCGAGGGAAATGAGATGTACCTGATCTGTGGGGTGGAAGGTTCCCCGCCTGTCACCTTTAAGTGGTACCGACGTGGGAACGTCCAGCCGCTGTTCACCACCACCTCAACCCAATCCAGCGCGTCCCACCAGATCAAGGGAGTGGGGAACGAGCACAGTGGCACCTACTACTGCGAGGCTATCAACTACGCTAACATGGTCCGGAGTCAGCCAGTCACCGTAGATG tgaaaATGGCGATGTGGAAGAAAGGTTTGATCGTGGCCTGCTGTCTGCTAGTGGTGGCTCTCCTAGCCCTCGCCTGCGTGCTGCGCTACAATTccaagagag GTAAACGAGAAAACGCAGCTGAACTGTCAGT AAAGCCTTCGAGCCCTAAATCAGATGACTCTCTAACAGTGAGTCTTACCCACAGCACTATGGAGGTTTATAACCCGCCCGAAG TTGGAGTGGATGCTGCTGTAAGTGTCTGGAGCGAGAGGCCGGTAGACCCAG GCAGTGACGGGGAGAGCAGTGCTGCGTCTAATAATGAGCCTGATGTGGAGTACACGGAAGTGGTACACCGTCAACCAGTGGACCCTGCCAGag CTCCCCTGAGAAAAGGCACAGAAACGGTGTACAGTGAAGTCCAGAACTCCCCAACAG GTGCACCTGGTCACCAGTATGACTAT CAGGGTTCAGTGGAGTACGCCGATCTCAACGGTGACCAACCGGAGGTCAACCAGGCCCTGCTGGAGGTCAATCACCAGGACCACCATGACCTCCCAGTGCCTGTGGAGTAA
- the pecam1b gene encoding platelet endothelial cell adhesion molecule isoform X2, which yields MWEPQQPSVRMVTRLLLLTSALLSTCQAAESPALFTSVTLTLEPSNAVSQGTNVTVRCQALVSSSGFLNRKYTIYKDNTVVYTESITTAEDLIYSLRMARVANTGKYKCKVNITGKELSSSSEKLTVTGLQTPVLSVDKRVFSEGEEVTVGCKAPGESGPISIYFYEDSKELYEERVNANHVETRLRFNNAGDHRLHCDYRVILLTDSVPSNASNNVVVTVKELFITPVISVRPHGSMIIEGDHLDISCSVSGNLQNSSGLKVFLSKGPTLLSSGQSKANHSMRALAEHSGEFQCSLEVGNVVKQATENVRITELFSQPVLTMYPTEVFEKEKITLTCKSTNYSSDRISASDVKYSIYKDNYTLTPGSFNGIYVVPGVVWNSSGIYSCKADARMISKYSAKLPVQAKVLVSKPEITAIGRVIVGKPFQVRCHSDRGSLPIEYTLWKKYSEVNSTTVQQPHQQAIFPVTVQHYSDMQDYKCEARNNPKIDTVVSNKLNTTVIVPLSNPGLSVVPDLLEVTEGNEMYLICGVEGSPPVTFKWYRRGNVQPLFTTTSTQSSASHQIKGVGNEHSGTYYCEAINYANMVRSQPVTVDVKMAMWKKGLIVACCLLVVALLALACVLRYNSKRGKRENAAELSVKPSSPKSDDSLTVSLTHSTMEVYNPPEVGVDAAVSVWSERPVDPGSDGESSAASNNEPDVEYTEVVHRQPVDPARAPLRKGTETVYSEVQNSPTGAPGHQYDYGSVEYADLNGDQPEVNQALLEVNHQDHHDLPVPVE from the exons TGTTCACAAGTGTCACCCTGACTCTCGAGCCCAGCAACGCCGTCTCCCAGGGTACCAACGTGACGGTACGCTGCCAGGCCTTGGTCAGCAGCTCTGGGTTCCTGAACCGTAAATACACCATCTACAAGGACAACACCGTGGTGTACACGGAGAGCATCACCACCGCAGAGGACCTCATCTACTCTCTACGCATGGCCAGAGTGGCCAACACTGGGAAGTACAAATGCAAGGTGAACATAACGGGCAAGGAGCTAAGCAGCAGCTCTGAGAAACTGACTGTGACAG GCCTGCAGACGCCAGTCCTCAGCGTCGACAAGCGCGTGTTCagcgagggagaggaggtgaCCGTTGGGTGTAAGGCCCCTGGGGAGTCCGGCCCTATCAGCATCTACTTCTACGAGGACTCTAAAGAACTCTATGAGGAGAGGGTCAACGCCAACCAT GTGGAGACTAGGCTGCGATTCAACAACGCTGGCGACCACAGGCTACACTGTGACTACAGGGTCATACTGCTGACAGACTCGGTCCCGTCCAATGCCAGCAACAATGTGGTGGTCACTGTAAAAG AGCTGTTCATCACACCTGTAATCTCTGTCCGACCACACGGATCAATGATCATCGAAGGGGACCATCTGGACATCTCCTGCAGTGTCAGTGGTAACCTCCAGAACAGCTCTGGGCTCAAAGTCTTCCTGTCCAAGGGACCGACTCTGCTGAGTTCTGGTCAAAGTAAAGCCAACCACAGCATGAGAGCCCTGGCCGAGCACTCTGGGGAGTTTCAGTGCTCTCTGGAGGTGGGAAATGTAGTCAAGCAAGCGACGGAAAACGTGAGGATTACAG AACTGTTTTCCCAGCCAGTTCTGACCATGTATCCGACAGAGGTCTTTGAAAAGGAGAAAATCACGTTAACCTGCAAGAGTACCAACTACTCCTCTGACAGAATCAGCGCTTCGGATGTGAAATACTCCATTTACAAGGACAATTACACACTGACGCCAGGCAGCTTCAATGGGATATACGTTGTCCCTGGGGTGGTATGGAACTCGAGTGGGATTTATTCATGTAAAGCAGATGCCAGGATGATCTCCAAGTACAGTGCAAAGCTGCCTGTCCAGGCAAAAG TTCTTGTCAGTAAACCGGAGATAACGGCCATTGGCAGAGTGATCGTGGGAAAGCCCTTCCAGGTGCGCTGTCACTCAGACCGAGGCAGCCTACCCATCGAGTACACCTTGTGGAAGAAGTATTCTGAGGTCAACTCGACCACCGTGCAGCAGCCGCACCAACAGGCCATCTTCCCTGTCACCGTCCAGCACTACAGCGACATGCAGGACTATAAATGCGAGGCGCGGAATAACCCCAAAATCGACACGGTGGTCAGCAACAAACTCAACACCACAGTCATAG TGCCTCTGTCCAATCCAGGTCTCAGCGTCGTCCCAGACCTGTTGGAGGTCACCGAGGGAAATGAGATGTACCTGATCTGTGGGGTGGAAGGTTCCCCGCCTGTCACCTTTAAGTGGTACCGACGTGGGAACGTCCAGCCGCTGTTCACCACCACCTCAACCCAATCCAGCGCGTCCCACCAGATCAAGGGAGTGGGGAACGAGCACAGTGGCACCTACTACTGCGAGGCTATCAACTACGCTAACATGGTCCGGAGTCAGCCAGTCACCGTAGATG tgaaaATGGCGATGTGGAAGAAAGGTTTGATCGTGGCCTGCTGTCTGCTAGTGGTGGCTCTCCTAGCCCTCGCCTGCGTGCTGCGCTACAATTccaagagag GTAAACGAGAAAACGCAGCTGAACTGTCAGT AAAGCCTTCGAGCCCTAAATCAGATGACTCTCTAACAGTGAGTCTTACCCACAGCACTATGGAGGTTTATAACCCGCCCGAAG TTGGAGTGGATGCTGCTGTAAGTGTCTGGAGCGAGAGGCCGGTAGACCCAG GCAGTGACGGGGAGAGCAGTGCTGCGTCTAATAATGAGCCTGATGTGGAGTACACGGAAGTGGTACACCGTCAACCAGTGGACCCTGCCAGag CTCCCCTGAGAAAAGGCACAGAAACGGTGTACAGTGAAGTCCAGAACTCCCCAACAG GTGCACCTGGTCACCAGTATGACTAT GGTTCAGTGGAGTACGCCGATCTCAACGGTGACCAACCGGAGGTCAACCAGGCCCTGCTGGAGGTCAATCACCAGGACCACCATGACCTCCCAGTGCCTGTGGAGTAA
- the pecam1b gene encoding platelet endothelial cell adhesion molecule isoform X8 produces the protein MWEPQQPSVRMVTRLLLLTSALLSTCQAAESPALFTSVTLTLEPSNAVSQGTNVTVRCQALVSSSGFLNRKYTIYKDNTVVYTESITTAEDLIYSLRMARVANTGKYKCKVNITGKELSSSSEKLTVTGLQTPVLSVDKRVFSEGEEVTVGCKAPGESGPISIYFYEDSKELYEERVNANHVETRLRFNNAGDHRLHCDYRVILLTDSVPSNASNNVVVTVKELFITPVISVRPHGSMIIEGDHLDISCSVSGNLQNSSGLKVFLSKGPTLLSSGQSKANHSMRALAEHSGEFQCSLEVGNVVKQATENVRITELFSQPVLTMYPTEVFEKEKITLTCKSTNYSSDRISASDVKYSIYKDNYTLTPGSFNGIYVVPGVVWNSSGIYSCKADARMISKYSAKLPVQAKVLVSKPEITAIGRVIVGKPFQVRCHSDRGSLPIEYTLWKKYSEVNSTTVQQPHQQAIFPVTVQHYSDMQDYKCEARNNPKIDTVVSNKLNTTVIVPLSNPGLSVVPDLLEVTEGNEMYLICGVEGSPPVTFKWYRRGNVQPLFTTTSTQSSASHQIKGVGNEHSGTYYCEAINYANMVRSQPVTVDVKMAMWKKGLIVACCLLVVALLALACVLRYNSKRGKRENAAELSVRSATL, from the exons TGTTCACAAGTGTCACCCTGACTCTCGAGCCCAGCAACGCCGTCTCCCAGGGTACCAACGTGACGGTACGCTGCCAGGCCTTGGTCAGCAGCTCTGGGTTCCTGAACCGTAAATACACCATCTACAAGGACAACACCGTGGTGTACACGGAGAGCATCACCACCGCAGAGGACCTCATCTACTCTCTACGCATGGCCAGAGTGGCCAACACTGGGAAGTACAAATGCAAGGTGAACATAACGGGCAAGGAGCTAAGCAGCAGCTCTGAGAAACTGACTGTGACAG GCCTGCAGACGCCAGTCCTCAGCGTCGACAAGCGCGTGTTCagcgagggagaggaggtgaCCGTTGGGTGTAAGGCCCCTGGGGAGTCCGGCCCTATCAGCATCTACTTCTACGAGGACTCTAAAGAACTCTATGAGGAGAGGGTCAACGCCAACCAT GTGGAGACTAGGCTGCGATTCAACAACGCTGGCGACCACAGGCTACACTGTGACTACAGGGTCATACTGCTGACAGACTCGGTCCCGTCCAATGCCAGCAACAATGTGGTGGTCACTGTAAAAG AGCTGTTCATCACACCTGTAATCTCTGTCCGACCACACGGATCAATGATCATCGAAGGGGACCATCTGGACATCTCCTGCAGTGTCAGTGGTAACCTCCAGAACAGCTCTGGGCTCAAAGTCTTCCTGTCCAAGGGACCGACTCTGCTGAGTTCTGGTCAAAGTAAAGCCAACCACAGCATGAGAGCCCTGGCCGAGCACTCTGGGGAGTTTCAGTGCTCTCTGGAGGTGGGAAATGTAGTCAAGCAAGCGACGGAAAACGTGAGGATTACAG AACTGTTTTCCCAGCCAGTTCTGACCATGTATCCGACAGAGGTCTTTGAAAAGGAGAAAATCACGTTAACCTGCAAGAGTACCAACTACTCCTCTGACAGAATCAGCGCTTCGGATGTGAAATACTCCATTTACAAGGACAATTACACACTGACGCCAGGCAGCTTCAATGGGATATACGTTGTCCCTGGGGTGGTATGGAACTCGAGTGGGATTTATTCATGTAAAGCAGATGCCAGGATGATCTCCAAGTACAGTGCAAAGCTGCCTGTCCAGGCAAAAG TTCTTGTCAGTAAACCGGAGATAACGGCCATTGGCAGAGTGATCGTGGGAAAGCCCTTCCAGGTGCGCTGTCACTCAGACCGAGGCAGCCTACCCATCGAGTACACCTTGTGGAAGAAGTATTCTGAGGTCAACTCGACCACCGTGCAGCAGCCGCACCAACAGGCCATCTTCCCTGTCACCGTCCAGCACTACAGCGACATGCAGGACTATAAATGCGAGGCGCGGAATAACCCCAAAATCGACACGGTGGTCAGCAACAAACTCAACACCACAGTCATAG TGCCTCTGTCCAATCCAGGTCTCAGCGTCGTCCCAGACCTGTTGGAGGTCACCGAGGGAAATGAGATGTACCTGATCTGTGGGGTGGAAGGTTCCCCGCCTGTCACCTTTAAGTGGTACCGACGTGGGAACGTCCAGCCGCTGTTCACCACCACCTCAACCCAATCCAGCGCGTCCCACCAGATCAAGGGAGTGGGGAACGAGCACAGTGGCACCTACTACTGCGAGGCTATCAACTACGCTAACATGGTCCGGAGTCAGCCAGTCACCGTAGATG tgaaaATGGCGATGTGGAAGAAAGGTTTGATCGTGGCCTGCTGTCTGCTAGTGGTGGCTCTCCTAGCCCTCGCCTGCGTGCTGCGCTACAATTccaagagag GTAAACGAGAAAACGCAGCTGAACTGTCAGT ACGCAGCGCCACCCTTTGA
- the pecam1b gene encoding platelet endothelial cell adhesion molecule isoform X9 — protein MWEPQQPSVRMVTRLLLLTSALLSTCQAAESPALFTSVTLTLEPSNAVSQGTNVTVRCQALVSSSGFLNRKYTIYKDNTVVYTESITTAEDLIYSLRMARVANTGKYKCKVNITGKELSSSSEKLTVTGLQTPVLSVDKRVFSEGEEVTVGCKAPGESGPISIYFYEDSKELYEERVNANHVETRLRFNNAGDHRLHCDYRVILLTDSVPSNASNNVVVTVKELFITPVISVRPHGSMIIEGDHLDISCSVSGNLQNSSGLKVFLSKGPTLLSSGQSKANHSMRALAEHSGEFQCSLEVGNVVKQATENVRITELFSQPVLTMYPTEVFEKEKITLTCKSTNYSSDRISASDVKYSIYKDNYTLTPGSFNGIYVVPGVVWNSSGIYSCKADARMISKYSAKLPVQAKVLVSKPEITAIGRVIVGKPFQVRCHSDRGSLPIEYTLWKKYSEVNSTTVQQPHQQAIFPVTVQHYSDMQDYKCEARNNPKIDTVVSNKLNTTVIVPLSNPGLSVVPDLLEVTEGNEMYLICGVEGSPPVTFKWYRRGNVQPLFTTTSTQSSASHQIKGVGNEHSGTYYCEAINYANMVRSQPVTVDVKMAMWKKGLIVACCLLVVALLALACVLRYNSKRGRETYSPPATQAFAGV, from the exons TGTTCACAAGTGTCACCCTGACTCTCGAGCCCAGCAACGCCGTCTCCCAGGGTACCAACGTGACGGTACGCTGCCAGGCCTTGGTCAGCAGCTCTGGGTTCCTGAACCGTAAATACACCATCTACAAGGACAACACCGTGGTGTACACGGAGAGCATCACCACCGCAGAGGACCTCATCTACTCTCTACGCATGGCCAGAGTGGCCAACACTGGGAAGTACAAATGCAAGGTGAACATAACGGGCAAGGAGCTAAGCAGCAGCTCTGAGAAACTGACTGTGACAG GCCTGCAGACGCCAGTCCTCAGCGTCGACAAGCGCGTGTTCagcgagggagaggaggtgaCCGTTGGGTGTAAGGCCCCTGGGGAGTCCGGCCCTATCAGCATCTACTTCTACGAGGACTCTAAAGAACTCTATGAGGAGAGGGTCAACGCCAACCAT GTGGAGACTAGGCTGCGATTCAACAACGCTGGCGACCACAGGCTACACTGTGACTACAGGGTCATACTGCTGACAGACTCGGTCCCGTCCAATGCCAGCAACAATGTGGTGGTCACTGTAAAAG AGCTGTTCATCACACCTGTAATCTCTGTCCGACCACACGGATCAATGATCATCGAAGGGGACCATCTGGACATCTCCTGCAGTGTCAGTGGTAACCTCCAGAACAGCTCTGGGCTCAAAGTCTTCCTGTCCAAGGGACCGACTCTGCTGAGTTCTGGTCAAAGTAAAGCCAACCACAGCATGAGAGCCCTGGCCGAGCACTCTGGGGAGTTTCAGTGCTCTCTGGAGGTGGGAAATGTAGTCAAGCAAGCGACGGAAAACGTGAGGATTACAG AACTGTTTTCCCAGCCAGTTCTGACCATGTATCCGACAGAGGTCTTTGAAAAGGAGAAAATCACGTTAACCTGCAAGAGTACCAACTACTCCTCTGACAGAATCAGCGCTTCGGATGTGAAATACTCCATTTACAAGGACAATTACACACTGACGCCAGGCAGCTTCAATGGGATATACGTTGTCCCTGGGGTGGTATGGAACTCGAGTGGGATTTATTCATGTAAAGCAGATGCCAGGATGATCTCCAAGTACAGTGCAAAGCTGCCTGTCCAGGCAAAAG TTCTTGTCAGTAAACCGGAGATAACGGCCATTGGCAGAGTGATCGTGGGAAAGCCCTTCCAGGTGCGCTGTCACTCAGACCGAGGCAGCCTACCCATCGAGTACACCTTGTGGAAGAAGTATTCTGAGGTCAACTCGACCACCGTGCAGCAGCCGCACCAACAGGCCATCTTCCCTGTCACCGTCCAGCACTACAGCGACATGCAGGACTATAAATGCGAGGCGCGGAATAACCCCAAAATCGACACGGTGGTCAGCAACAAACTCAACACCACAGTCATAG TGCCTCTGTCCAATCCAGGTCTCAGCGTCGTCCCAGACCTGTTGGAGGTCACCGAGGGAAATGAGATGTACCTGATCTGTGGGGTGGAAGGTTCCCCGCCTGTCACCTTTAAGTGGTACCGACGTGGGAACGTCCAGCCGCTGTTCACCACCACCTCAACCCAATCCAGCGCGTCCCACCAGATCAAGGGAGTGGGGAACGAGCACAGTGGCACCTACTACTGCGAGGCTATCAACTACGCTAACATGGTCCGGAGTCAGCCAGTCACCGTAGATG tgaaaATGGCGATGTGGAAGAAAGGTTTGATCGTGGCCTGCTGTCTGCTAGTGGTGGCTCTCCTAGCCCTCGCCTGCGTGCTGCGCTACAATTccaagagaggtagagagacctACAGTCCCCCAGCAACACAGGCCTTTGCTGGTGTCTGA